A genomic segment from Yimella sp. cx-51 encodes:
- a CDS encoding TOMM precursor leader peptide-binding protein has protein sequence MIDDVIEATAQTDTYVVNPALRVIRSSGDEIIVRHGSRGRSTQRFSDPEAGGVLSDLVARFSEPTALSTIESERDQELLRELVESGVLIPHSQTSYSRLVAGLGRPTQPVTADVALVGEGVIAQELARCLADALPDAGITMVGAVSDLEADPDVLIAVSDTPDIGFFFDVNEYALTTAVRWHAAYVDGPECVVGPLYRPGYTGCFHDFDVMDESGRSLRVDHVYAKMQKAQPHSAPVPLFMAQLVSGYLTMSVLQDLCGEGSFLEGSFLRIDADRLEVIKQQLTRLARCPACMENRPDLRHPFV, from the coding sequence ATGATTGACGACGTCATTGAGGCGACCGCTCAGACCGATACCTACGTGGTCAACCCCGCACTGCGGGTGATCCGCTCCTCCGGCGACGAGATCATCGTCCGCCACGGCAGTCGCGGCCGCAGCACGCAGCGGTTCAGCGATCCCGAAGCCGGTGGTGTGCTGTCGGATCTGGTGGCACGCTTCTCCGAGCCGACGGCCTTGTCGACGATCGAGAGTGAACGCGATCAGGAACTACTGCGTGAGTTGGTCGAAAGCGGTGTCCTCATCCCGCACAGCCAAACCAGCTACAGCCGGTTGGTCGCCGGTCTTGGGCGACCGACGCAGCCGGTCACAGCGGATGTGGCCTTGGTCGGTGAAGGTGTCATCGCCCAGGAACTGGCTCGATGCCTGGCGGATGCACTGCCGGACGCAGGCATCACCATGGTGGGCGCGGTCAGTGATTTGGAGGCCGATCCCGATGTTCTGATTGCGGTGTCGGACACCCCCGACATCGGATTCTTTTTCGACGTGAACGAGTACGCCTTGACGACCGCAGTGCGCTGGCATGCGGCGTACGTTGATGGCCCGGAGTGCGTCGTCGGCCCGTTGTACCGCCCCGGCTACACCGGCTGCTTCCACGACTTCGACGTCATGGACGAGTCCGGCCGATCACTGCGGGTCGACCATGTCTACGCGAAAATGCAAAAGGCTCAGCCACATTCGGCTCCTGTCCCGTTGTTCATGGCGCAGTTGGTGAGTGGCTATCTGACGATGTCCGTGCTGCAGGATCTGTGCGGAGAGGGAAGCTTCCTCGAAGGCAGCTTCTTGCGGATCGATGCCGACCGGCTCGAAGTGATCAAGCAGCAACTGACTCGTCTGGCGCGCTGCCCGGCGTGCATGGAGAACCGTCCCGACCTACGCCACCCGTTCGTGTGA
- a CDS encoding SagB/ThcOx family dehydrogenase yields the protein MTTIHDATELLTITPRPGSDLPEEVLEQLSGLGPEASRAVEEFAASIKDLTGATDDPSLRQILHRVFVRSVNEFFTATNSSMQLPRELMPTIRPSQHQDAIDLPEPERDRDIDLDEVLVSRRSHRSFASEPMPLQTLATILGSALGKVASEDGYGVRDLPLFPYPSMGGLSAFEVGVIVQRVEDVPNGYYVYDQVGHRLVPKVQGDLRLALQDVTFESEWLMYAPVVLTVAGRAVKSEWKYHTRGYRIGHIDMGAAVQTLYLSAWASKVGTCAVAGFFDEAINTLLGYDGVNDYVSLLIGMGAPATPILAPR from the coding sequence ATGACCACCATTCATGATGCAACGGAACTGCTGACGATCACCCCGAGGCCAGGTAGCGACCTTCCCGAAGAGGTGCTGGAGCAGCTTTCCGGATTGGGCCCAGAGGCGTCCAGAGCAGTGGAGGAGTTCGCGGCTTCGATCAAGGATCTGACCGGCGCCACGGACGATCCGAGCCTGCGGCAGATCCTGCATCGGGTGTTCGTACGGTCGGTGAACGAGTTCTTCACGGCGACCAACTCCAGCATGCAGCTGCCCCGCGAGTTGATGCCGACCATCCGACCGTCCCAGCACCAGGACGCGATCGATCTGCCTGAGCCCGAACGGGATCGGGACATCGACCTGGACGAGGTGTTGGTCTCCCGGCGATCGCATCGATCGTTTGCCAGTGAACCCATGCCGCTGCAGACGCTGGCGACGATCCTGGGTTCAGCACTGGGCAAGGTCGCGTCCGAAGACGGGTACGGAGTGCGCGACCTGCCGCTGTTCCCGTACCCGTCCATGGGTGGGCTTTCGGCGTTCGAGGTCGGCGTGATTGTGCAACGAGTCGAGGACGTACCCAACGGTTACTACGTGTATGACCAGGTCGGCCATCGGTTGGTGCCCAAGGTGCAGGGCGACCTTCGGCTGGCGCTGCAGGACGTCACGTTCGAATCCGAATGGCTGATGTACGCACCGGTTGTGCTCACCGTCGCGGGCCGAGCCGTCAAGAGTGAGTGGAAGTACCACACGCGTGGCTACCGGATCGGGCACATCGACATGGGTGCCGCCGTCCAGACGCTCTACCTGTCGGCGTGGGCCTCGAAGGTCGGTACGTGTGCCGTCGCTGGATTCTTCGACGAGGCGATCAACACCTTGCTGGGCTACGACGGGGTCAATGATTACGTCAGCCTCTTGATCGGGATGGGTGCTCCGGCGACACCAATACTCGCGCCGCGCTGA